A window of the Buchnera aphidicola (Periphyllus koelreuteriae) genome harbors these coding sequences:
- the glyA gene encoding serine hydroxymethyltransferase, protein MFSKKKIKSDVKLWNYLKYEKIRQNNTITLIASENYASFEVMKAQGSILTNKYAEGYSSKRYYGGCKYIDKIENLAINRAKSLFKSDYANVQPHSGSQANFAVYNALLNPGDVILGMNLSDGGHLTHGSNVNFSGKLYKSITYKLNKNGEINYKEIEKLSKKYLPKIIIGGFSSYSGICNWKKMRQIADKINAYLLVDIAHIAGLIVSGLYPSPMNYAHVVTTTTHKTLSGPRGGLILSNEKNKILYDKLNKSVFPGSQGGPLMHIIAAKAIAFKEAMNKSFKSYQNQILKNSKVMSQYFIKKKFKLVSNGTHNHLFIINLSNKNITGKEAEFFLSKSNIIVNKNTVPNDKKKYFITSGIRIGTPAITRRGIKELESEKIAYWISHLLNNFNDYHKSIFIKKKILEICNMYPIY, encoded by the coding sequence ATGTTTTCAAAAAAAAAAATAAAATCTGATGTAAAATTATGGAATTATTTAAAATATGAAAAAATTAGACAAAATAACACAATTACATTAATAGCTTCAGAAAATTATGCTAGTTTTGAAGTTATGAAAGCTCAAGGGTCTATTTTAACTAATAAATATGCTGAAGGATATTCTAGTAAAAGATATTATGGAGGATGCAAATATATTGATAAAATAGAAAATTTAGCTATTAATAGAGCTAAATCTTTATTTAAATCAGATTATGCAAATGTTCAACCTCATTCTGGTTCACAGGCAAATTTTGCTGTTTATAATGCTTTATTAAATCCAGGAGATGTAATTTTAGGAATGAATTTATCTGATGGTGGTCATTTAACACATGGTTCAAATGTAAATTTTTCAGGGAAATTATATAAATCTATTACATATAAATTAAATAAAAATGGAGAAATAAATTATAAAGAAATTGAAAAACTTTCAAAAAAATATTTACCAAAGATAATAATTGGAGGATTTTCTTCTTATTCAGGAATATGTAATTGGAAAAAAATGAGACAAATTGCAGATAAAATTAATGCATATTTATTAGTAGATATTGCTCATATAGCTGGATTAATTGTTTCTGGATTATATCCTAGCCCAATGAATTATGCTCATGTTGTTACTACAACAACTCATAAAACTTTATCTGGTCCAAGAGGTGGATTAATTTTATCTAATGAAAAAAATAAAATTTTATATGATAAATTAAACAAATCTGTTTTTCCTGGATCACAAGGTGGTCCTTTAATGCATATTATTGCAGCTAAAGCAATAGCATTTAAAGAAGCAATGAATAAAAGTTTTAAATCTTATCAAAACCAAATTTTAAAAAATTCTAAAGTAATGTCTCAATATTTTATAAAAAAAAAATTTAAATTAGTTTCTAATGGAACGCATAATCATTTATTTATAATTAATTTATCAAATAAAAATATAACAGGAAAAGAAGCAGAATTTTTCTTAAGTAAATCAAATATTATAGTTAATAAAAATACTGTTCCAAATGATAAAAAAAAATATTTTATTACATCTGGAATTCGAATTGGAACCCCTGCAATTACTCGTAGAGGAATAAAAGAATTAGAATCTGAAAAAATAGCATATTGGATTTCACATTTATTAAATAATTTTAATGATTATCATAAAAGTATTTTTATTAAAAAAAAAATATTAGAAATATGTAATATGTATCCTATATATTAA
- a CDS encoding beta-propeller fold lactonase family protein: MKILKKYIIYVSIPKKKTIEVFQFKSSNKIKKIQEINTKGEIQPIKIFHKKNILYAGVRNKARIITYKINKKGYLKKIKKTKTIGNPNHIFINKNKKYLLNSSYGGNSISLHYLNKNGILKKNFQTGKNILGCHASVIDKKNKFIFCTSLLLDKVFIYNLKNIKKIFKSKKNFLKCSKNSGPRHIIFHPKKNFLYIIHELNSSISVWVIKKILNIKKIICIQKINILNIILKKKWASDIHFSPCGNFLYASERSNHSITLFHVNKNTGKIKLIKIYKTEKQPRSFKIEKKGKYLIVSGQKSNFISIYKINKKNGYLTKINRLQTKKEPLWIEILSLN; the protein is encoded by the coding sequence ATGAAAATATTAAAAAAATATATTATTTATGTATCCATACCAAAAAAAAAGACTATTGAAGTTTTTCAATTTAAATCTTCAAATAAAATAAAAAAAATACAAGAAATTAATACAAAAGGAGAAATTCAACCAATAAAAATATTTCATAAAAAAAATATTTTATATGCAGGTGTACGAAATAAAGCAAGAATTATAACTTATAAAATAAATAAAAAAGGATATTTAAAAAAAATAAAAAAAACAAAAACTATTGGAAACCCTAATCATATATTTATAAATAAAAATAAAAAATATTTATTAAATAGTTCATATGGTGGAAATTCTATTAGTTTACATTATTTAAATAAAAATGGAATTCTTAAAAAAAATTTTCAAACTGGAAAAAATATTTTAGGTTGTCACGCTTCTGTTATAGATAAAAAAAATAAATTTATATTTTGTACATCTCTTTTATTAGATAAAGTTTTTATATATAATTTAAAAAATATAAAAAAAATTTTTAAATCTAAAAAAAATTTTTTAAAATGTTCTAAAAATAGCGGGCCGCGTCATATTATTTTTCATCCTAAAAAAAATTTTTTATATATTATACATGAATTGAATAGCAGTATTTCAGTTTGGGTTATTAAAAAAATATTAAATATTAAAAAAATAATATGTATACAAAAAATAAATATTTTAAATATAATTTTAAAAAAAAAATGGGCTTCAGATATTCATTTTTCTCCATGTGGGAATTTTTTATATGCTTCTGAAAGAAGTAATCATTCTATTACATTATTTCATGTAAATAAAAATACAGGAAAAATAAAATTAATTAAAATTTATAAAACAGAAAAACAACCAAGAAGTTTTAAAATTGAAAAAAAAGGAAAATATTTAATTGTATCTGGTCAAAAATCTAATTTTATTTCTATATATAAAATAAATAAAAAAAATGGTTATTTAACTAAAATAAATCGTTTACAAACAAAAAAAGAACCATTATGGATTGAAATTTTATCATTAAATTAA